One stretch of Aquimarina sp. Aq107 DNA includes these proteins:
- a CDS encoding DUF6268 family outer membrane beta-barrel protein, whose product MNNRSLLIICITLYCIINTVRSQDTNLARVEYAYIPQANSDNEYNSLRISGNYPIKMDDKGTYLVMSFQYRLNNLLLNDDSIIVEKDGLQEFHTIGFELGYTYKMKNDWRFGAKLGTRLSSNLEGSGIDGDDFRYAGSVYFVKSYGKKTSPKSARLVLGLRYAAPASINFPLPIINYSKRFHPSWSYSIGTPKTSIKYFFNETNTLQAFIGLDRFYGNIQNNRVFVDENGETKTAENASMLLINSALGYEYYFTEHLLLFAYGGYTLSNEIRLRDKNQENVLILNDKNTFYLRGGIKLKL is encoded by the coding sequence ATGAATAATAGAAGCCTGCTAATAATTTGTATTACTCTTTACTGTATTATTAATACGGTAAGATCACAGGATACTAATTTAGCTAGGGTAGAGTATGCGTATATTCCGCAAGCTAATAGTGATAATGAATATAATAGTTTAAGAATTTCTGGAAACTATCCAATTAAAATGGATGACAAGGGGACTTATTTGGTGATGTCATTTCAGTATAGATTAAATAACTTATTGTTAAATGATGATTCTATAATCGTTGAGAAAGATGGTCTTCAAGAATTTCATACGATAGGTTTTGAATTAGGATATACCTACAAAATGAAAAATGACTGGAGATTCGGAGCTAAACTGGGAACACGTCTTTCCTCTAACCTTGAAGGTTCTGGAATAGATGGAGATGATTTTAGATATGCAGGATCAGTATACTTTGTAAAAAGTTACGGAAAGAAAACATCCCCAAAATCTGCAAGATTAGTGTTGGGATTGCGATACGCTGCACCGGCTAGTATTAATTTTCCATTGCCTATTATTAATTATTCTAAACGATTTCATCCAAGTTGGTCATATTCTATAGGAACACCAAAAACTAGCATAAAATATTTTTTTAATGAGACCAATACTTTACAAGCATTTATCGGGCTAGATCGGTTTTATGGTAACATACAGAATAATAGGGTGTTTGTCGATGAAAATGGCGAGACTAAAACTGCAGAAAACGCTTCAATGTTATTAATTAATAGTGCTTTGGGGTATGAATACTATTTTACGGAACACTTATTGTTATTTGCATATGGCGGATATACTTTAAGTAATGAAATTCGCTTGCGAGATAAAAATCAAGAAAATGTTTTAATTCTCAATGATAAAAACACATTTTATCTGAGAGGTGGAATTAAATTAAAATTATAA
- a CDS encoding sigma-54 dependent transcriptional regulator — protein sequence MAKILVIEDEAAIRRVLVKILSEESDKYEVFEAEDGLVGIEKIKSEDFDLVLCDIKMPKMDGVEVLEAVKKIKPEVPMVMISGHGDLDTAVNTMRLGAFDYISKPPDLNRLLNTVRNALDRKELVVENKMLKKKVSKNYEMIGESTAISDIKNIIEKVATTDARVLITGPNGTGKELVAHWIHQKSERSKGQMIEVNCAAIPGELIESELFGHVKGAFTSANKDRAGKFEAANGGTIFLDEIGDMSLSAQAKVLRALQENKIQRVGSDKDIKVDVRVVAATNKDLKKEIADNKFREDLYHRLAVILIKVPALNDRREDIPLLVDYFTKKISNEQGSPAKTFSDKAVKQLQQYDWTGNIRELRNVVERLIILGGKEVSEEDVKLFAAK from the coding sequence ATGGCAAAAATATTAGTAATAGAGGATGAAGCGGCAATCAGAAGAGTGCTCGTTAAGATATTATCAGAGGAAAGTGATAAATATGAAGTTTTTGAGGCTGAAGATGGACTAGTCGGAATTGAAAAAATCAAGAGTGAGGATTTCGATTTAGTACTATGTGATATCAAAATGCCTAAAATGGATGGAGTAGAGGTGTTAGAAGCCGTAAAAAAAATAAAACCAGAAGTTCCTATGGTTATGATTTCGGGTCACGGTGATTTAGATACAGCTGTAAATACAATGAGACTAGGAGCTTTTGATTATATTTCTAAACCGCCAGACCTTAATCGATTGCTAAATACGGTTCGTAATGCTTTAGACAGAAAAGAGTTAGTTGTCGAAAACAAAATGCTTAAAAAGAAGGTCTCTAAAAATTATGAGATGATCGGTGAGTCCACAGCCATTTCTGATATAAAGAATATTATCGAAAAAGTTGCCACGACTGATGCAAGAGTTCTTATAACAGGTCCAAATGGTACTGGTAAAGAATTAGTAGCACATTGGATACATCAAAAAAGTGAACGATCAAAAGGTCAAATGATAGAAGTGAACTGTGCTGCTATTCCTGGCGAATTAATTGAAAGTGAGCTGTTTGGTCATGTAAAAGGAGCATTCACCTCTGCTAATAAAGATCGTGCAGGTAAATTTGAGGCAGCAAATGGTGGAACTATATTTTTAGATGAAATTGGAGATATGAGCCTTTCGGCACAGGCTAAAGTACTTAGAGCTTTACAAGAAAATAAGATACAAAGAGTCGGTAGCGATAAGGATATTAAAGTAGATGTACGAGTAGTAGCTGCCACAAATAAGGATCTTAAAAAAGAAATTGCGGACAATAAATTTAGAGAGGATTTATATCATCGATTAGCAGTTATCTTAATAAAAGTACCGGCATTAAATGACCGTAGAGAAGATATTCCTTTATTAGTGGATTACTTTACAAAAAAGATTTCTAATGAACAGGGATCTCCTGCTAAGACTTTTTCAGATAAAGCGGTTAAGCAATTACAGCAATATGATTGGACAGGTAATATTAGAGAATTACGTAATGTTGTGGAGCGTCTTATAATACTTGGTGGTAAGGAAGTTAGTGAGGAGGATGTTAAACTTTTTGCGGCGAAGTAA
- a CDS encoding PPK2 family polyphosphate kinase, translating into MNKIDHEDFKVSQPIELSKISTTYDLGESEKKIEKELEKVREKLGKFQDTIYAHDKYAILICLQGMDTAGKDSLIREVFKDFNTRGIVVHSFKVPTELELGHDYLWRHYIALPQRGRFSVFNRTHYENVLVTRVHPQYIMGEKLPNINSVEDINDEFWEKRFEQIRNFEKHIADNGTLVYKFYLHLSKEEQKNRLLRRLEKKEKNWKFSSGDLKERKLWDDYQSCYQDAINKTSLPHAPWYVIPADDKPTARYIVAKTLYDTLIKFDDIREPELDEKTKSNIEQYKQQLENE; encoded by the coding sequence ATGAATAAAATAGATCACGAAGATTTTAAAGTTTCTCAACCGATAGAATTGTCAAAAATCTCTACAACTTATGACCTCGGAGAGAGTGAAAAAAAAATTGAAAAAGAACTAGAAAAGGTCAGAGAAAAATTAGGCAAATTTCAAGATACGATATATGCACATGATAAATATGCCATTTTAATTTGTTTACAAGGAATGGATACAGCTGGAAAGGACAGTCTTATCCGAGAAGTTTTTAAAGATTTTAATACGAGAGGAATCGTTGTACATAGTTTTAAAGTTCCTACGGAATTAGAACTTGGTCATGATTATTTATGGAGACATTATATCGCATTGCCACAACGTGGAAGATTTTCTGTCTTTAATAGAACACATTATGAAAATGTTTTAGTGACTAGAGTACATCCACAATATATTATGGGCGAAAAACTACCGAATATTAATTCAGTAGAGGATATAAATGATGAGTTTTGGGAAAAGCGTTTTGAACAGATAAGGAATTTTGAAAAGCATATAGCAGATAACGGAACACTTGTATATAAGTTTTATCTTCATTTATCAAAGGAAGAGCAAAAAAACAGACTACTTCGTAGATTAGAAAAGAAAGAGAAAAACTGGAAATTTTCTTCAGGGGATCTTAAAGAAAGAAAACTTTGGGATGATTATCAATCTTGTTATCAAGATGCAATAAATAAAACATCTCTACCACATGCTCCTTGGTATGTAATTCCTGCAGATGATAAACCTACTGCAAGATATATTGTGGCAAAAACATTGTATGATACCTTGATAAAATTTGATGACATAAGAGAACCAGAATTAGACGAAAAAACTAAGTCCAATATTGAACAATATAAGCAACAACTGGAAAACGAATAA
- a CDS encoding M20/M25/M40 family metallo-hydrolase, whose translation MRNLVFILFITFSFSSYSQKDNRKEDSIAIKKFYNASLLEGKSYTWLDYLSNQIGPRLSGSLNAQKAVEWTEQELKDVGLDKVWLQSVMVPKWTRGVTEFAYIETDPGQTTNVPICALGGSVPTPIGGVKAEIVEVKGLEDLRKLGTDKIEGKIVFFNRPMQADLINTFEAYGGCVDQRYSGAAEAAKFGAVGVIVRSMNLRLDDFPHTGTMSYGNLTDLEKIPAAAISTNGAELLHSMLALNPKIKFLLNMNCRSWKDVESFNVIGEITGSEFPNEYMIVGGHLDSWDLGDGSHDDGAGVVQSMEVLRLFKETGYKPKRSIRVVLFMNEENGLRGGKKYAAVAKNKGENHVFALESDAGGFTPRGFSFDCNNENFDQIKSWKPLFEPYLIHYFAKGGSGADIGPLKKDGIVLAGLRPDSQRYFDYHHAKNDTFDAINKRELELGAATMTSLVYLFDKYGVK comes from the coding sequence GTGAGAAATTTAGTCTTTATCCTTTTCATAACTTTTTCTTTTTCCTCTTATAGTCAAAAGGACAACAGAAAAGAAGATTCAATTGCAATTAAAAAATTTTATAACGCTTCATTATTAGAGGGTAAAAGTTACACTTGGTTGGATTATTTATCCAATCAAATAGGTCCTAGATTGTCAGGATCTTTAAATGCTCAAAAAGCGGTAGAATGGACAGAGCAGGAACTTAAAGATGTAGGATTAGATAAAGTATGGTTGCAATCTGTAATGGTTCCTAAATGGACAAGAGGTGTTACTGAGTTTGCTTATATAGAAACTGATCCTGGACAAACAACTAATGTTCCAATTTGTGCTCTTGGAGGTTCTGTTCCTACACCTATAGGTGGAGTTAAGGCTGAAATAGTTGAAGTAAAAGGTTTAGAGGATCTACGAAAACTTGGAACAGATAAGATAGAAGGAAAAATAGTATTTTTTAATCGTCCAATGCAAGCTGATTTAATAAATACCTTTGAGGCTTATGGTGGATGTGTGGATCAACGTTATTCTGGGGCTGCAGAAGCTGCTAAATTTGGAGCAGTTGGTGTGATTGTAAGGTCGATGAATTTGAGGTTAGATGATTTTCCGCATACAGGTACTATGAGTTATGGTAACCTCACTGATCTAGAAAAAATTCCGGCGGCTGCAATAAGTACAAACGGAGCAGAATTATTACATTCTATGTTAGCACTAAATCCAAAAATTAAGTTCTTATTAAATATGAACTGTCGTAGTTGGAAAGATGTTGAATCATTTAATGTAATAGGAGAAATTACAGGAAGTGAGTTTCCTAATGAATATATGATTGTAGGAGGACATTTGGATTCTTGGGATTTAGGTGATGGCTCACATGATGATGGAGCAGGAGTAGTACAATCTATGGAAGTGCTCAGGTTGTTTAAAGAAACAGGATATAAACCCAAAAGATCTATTAGAGTAGTTTTATTTATGAATGAAGAAAATGGACTAAGAGGAGGAAAGAAATATGCTGCAGTAGCTAAAAATAAAGGGGAGAATCATGTATTTGCATTAGAAAGTGATGCCGGTGGTTTTACACCTAGAGGTTTTTCTTTTGACTGTAATAATGAAAATTTTGATCAGATTAAAAGTTGGAAACCTCTTTTTGAACCTTATTTGATTCATTATTTTGCTAAGGGTGGTAGTGGAGCAGATATAGGTCCTTTAAAAAAGGATGGAATAGTATTGGCAGGACTTCGTCCAGATTCTCAACGGTATTTTGATTATCATCATGCTAAAAATGACACTTTTGATGCTATTAATAAGCGTGAACTAGAATTAGGTGCCGCTACTATGACAAGTTTAGTATATCTTTTTGATAAATATGGAGTCAAGTAA